In Erigeron canadensis isolate Cc75 chromosome 1, C_canadensis_v1, whole genome shotgun sequence, a single window of DNA contains:
- the LOC122595976 gene encoding LOW QUALITY PROTEIN: NAC transcription factor 29-like (The sequence of the model RefSeq protein was modified relative to this genomic sequence to represent the inferred CDS: deleted 1 base in 1 codon; substituted 1 base at 1 genomic stop codon) — protein sequence MERGKGFLHLPPGFRFHPSDEELIVDYLLNKVNQRSVPDSVIGEIELYKFNPWELPCKILVFLSCYGCFYKDXYICCLIGVKAFFGEDEWYFFTPRDRKYPNGSRPKRSAGSGFWKATGKDKPIFASSGLRKIGVKKALAFFTGNPTKSIKTSWTMSEYRLPESSSRSSRQTGSMRLDDWVLCRIRQKGNNSKKKTEVEANPKNKLMDGPFSIITRELPSSYMITNANLDIISDRRFNEIQLMASILAGQELPPMIGTCSPKLFQGDDSGPSSENTDFYKETGPFMLTDEIVSNKEVFPRDALTYNDPYNVFDTDHLDVVIEVLRDGSFKQV from the exons ATGGAGAGAGGAAAAGGCTTTCTTCACCTCCCACCCGGTTTTAGATTTCACCCCTCTGACGAAGAACTCATCGTTGACTACTTACTCAACAAAGTGAATCAACGTTCAGTTCCAGATTCAGTGATAGGTGAAATCGAGCTTTACAAGTTTAACCCTTGGGAACTACCCTGTAAGATTCTTGTGTTTCTATCATGTTATGGTTGTTTTTATAAGGACTGATACATTTGTTGTTTGATTGGC GTGAAAGCATTCTTCGGGGAGGATGAATGGTACTTCTTCACCCCAAGAGATAGGAAATACCCAAATGGGTCAAGGCCTAAAAGATCTGCAGGCTCGGGTTTCTGGAAGGCTACAGGGAAAGATAAACCCATTTTTGCTTCTTCAGGCTTGAGAAAGATAGGAGTAAAAAAGGCGTTGGCGTTCTTTACTGGCAATCCAACAAAGAGCATCAAGACTAGCTGGACAATGAGCGAGTATCGTTTGCCAGAGTCATCCAGCCGGTCGTCCAGGCAAACTGGATCAATGAGA CTGGATGACTGGGTATTATGCCGTATTCGTCAAAAAGGCAAcaattcaaagaaaaaaacagaGGTAGAAGCAAACCCAAAGAATAAGTTGATGGATGGTCCATTTTCGATCATAACACGGGAGCTCCCTTCATCGTACATGATCACAAACGCCAACTTGGACATAATCTCAGATCGTAGGTTCAACGAAATTCAATTGATGGCCTCAATTCTTGCAGGTCAAGAGCTTCCTCCAATGATTGGAACATGTTCTCCCAAACTCTTTCAAGGTGACGACAGTGGCCCATCCTCTGAAAACACAGATTTTTACAAGGAAACCGGACCATTTATGTTAACCGATGAAATTGTTAGTAATAAGGAAGTCTTTCCCAGGGATGCATTGACATACAATGATCCATATAATGTTTTTGACACGGATCATTTAGATGTTGTAATTGAAGTACTCAGGGATGGATCATTTAAGCAAGTTTGA